The genomic window GCCGCGAGCTGGCCGCGGTTGCCCCAGATGAAGAGGTCAGGGGTGGCACCGGTGGCCATGAGGATCTGCTTGGTGTTGGCCTGGTGGCGGCAGCGGTCGACGGCTTCGGCGACCAGGTCGTCCACCGCCACCGGCTCCGCGTCGTCCAGCAGGTCGTCGTCCTGGACCCTGGACAGGTCGATGATCTCCTGCACCAGGCTGGTCAGCCGGGTGGACTCGATCTGCATCCGGCCCGCGAAGCGGATCACCGCCTCGGGGTCGTCCGAGGCGTCCATCACCGCCTCGGAGAGCAGTGACAGGGCGCCGACGGGGGTCTTCAGCTCGTGGCTGACATTGGCCACGAAGTCCCGCCGCACCGCTTCGATCCGCCGGGCCTCGGTGAGGTCCTCGACCAGCAGCAGCACCAGGCGGGAGCCCAGCGGTGCCACCCGGGCGGAGACCGCGAGGCCCTCGCCTCGTCCCGCGCCGCGGCGCGGAAGATCGAGTTCCACCTGGCGTATCTCGCCGTCCCGCCGGGTCTCGCGGGCCATCTGCAGCATCTGGTCGACGGCCAGCCGGCCGCCGCGTACCAGTCCGAGGGCATATGCCGCGGAGCTCGCCTTGACCACGGTGTCGCCCTCGTCCAGGACGACGGCCGACGAGCGCAGTACGGACAGCACGGTGTCCACTCCCGGCGGGAGCACGGCGTCCGTGTGCAGTGCGGTACGGGTGGGGCGGGCCTGTTCCCGCTCGCTCCAGCGGAACGCGAGCACGGCGATCACGCCGGTCAGGAGACCGGCTATCGCACTGGCTGCGGCGACTGCCGCGTTCACGTCCATGGCCCCAGGGTAGGTGGCCTGCGCAAGCGCTCCACAACCCTGAGAGCTACCTCTCGGATCCCCGTTGCCAAGAGTTCACCTTCACGTAGGTGGCGATTCACTCCGGGTGCGCGGCCGGTACGCAAAGGACCACCAGCGTGACAGCGTGGAGGAGAAGCCTCTGTCCAGGCCTGAGTACATTCTGCACATACGGAAGGAACGCGATGCGGGACGCATACCACGAGGAGCTTGACTCCATCGGTGACGGGCTGGTCGAGATGGCCAGGCTGGTCGGCTCGGCGATAGGCCGTGCCACCACCGCGCTGCTCGACGCGGACCTCAAGGTCGCGGAAAGCGTCATCGCCGCCGACGAGAAGGTGGACGACCTCCAGCGCGAGCTGGAGACCCGGGCGATCAACCTGCTGGCCCGCCAGCAGCCCGTCGCCACCGACCTGCGGATCGTCGTCACCAGCCTGCGCATGAGCGCCGACCTGGAGCGTTCCGGCGACCTGGCCCGCCACGTCGCCAAGCTCGCCCGGCTGCGCTTCCCCGTCTCCGCGGTGCCGCAGGACCTGCACAGCACCATCCTGGAGATGGGCCAGCTCGCGCAGCGGCTGATGGCCAAGGCCGCCGAGGTGATCATCACCAAGGACGTGGACGACGCCCTGGAGCTCGAAGCGGACGACGACCGCATGGACGAGCTGCACCGCGCCCTCTTCCAGCACCTGCTGGACGACCGGTGGAAGCACGGCATAGAGACGGCGGTCGACGTCACCCTGGTCGGCCGCTACTACGAGCGCTTCGCCGACCACGCCGTCTCCGTCGCCAAGCGGGTCGTCTACCTGGTGACCGGCGAGCACGTCGACGCGATGTCGCCGGCGCCGACGCCGACCGAGGTGGCGGAGGGGGCGTAGTCGGGGGCGGCGGTCGGCCGGGGCGGTCGGGGCGTACTCCGGAGCGGCGGCCGGCCCGGGCCGACGGGGCCGGCGGGGGCGTGGCCGAGGGCAGCGGTCGTCCGGGACGGTAGGGGCGTGCGGGGGGTGCGCGGGTGGGCGTTATGCCCTCGTGCGCCCTTGATGCGCGGCGGTGCGTGCGCGTTCACTGGTGGGCAGTTAAGCCTGAGGAGGGCGCACTGATGCCGGAGACCCCCACGCCCAAGCCCGTGCCCGTACGCGACCTGCCGACGTCCGATTCCGCGACCGTGCTGCGGACCTCGCTCCCCCTGATCGCCGCCTGCGGCTGCGGCTCGGGCTGCGGCTGCGGGTGCCAGTCGGGAGGCGCCTGCCAGTGCGGGGGCTGCACCCACTGACCCGCAGCTGCATGCTCGCTCGCTCGTACACGTGCCCCCGGCCCGCGGACCGACCGCGGCCCGAGGGCACGTATGCAGCGAAGATTACTTCGTGCCGGGGGCCTCGCCGCACACCCGGCGGCCGCCCGGGCGCCTTGCTCGACGGGGGCGGTCATGGCCTTCGGCTATCACGAAGGGTCTTGGACAGGCCTGCGGTCCCGCCCCGACGATCGAACTCACAGCCGATCCGGCGTCAGTTCGACGAAAGGGACTCCATGTCCACCCTCACCCCGCACCTGGTCGTCCGTGATGTCACCCGCGCCGCGGAGTGGTACGCGCAAGCACTGGGCGCGCAGGAGCGCAGCCGGATCCCGTTGCCGGGCGGCAAGGTGCTGACGATCGAACTCGCCTTCGGGGACTCGACCGTGATGATCGCCGACGAGTTCCCGGAGCAGGGCATCGTCTCGCCGCTGACCCTCGGCGGCACCTACGGGGCCCTGCAGATCTCCACCGACGACGTCGACACCCTCTGGAAGCGGGCGCTCGACGCGGGCGCCGAGGTGTTCCACCCCCTGGCGGACACCTTCTGGGGCGAGCGCCACGGCCAGGTCATCGACCCGTTCGGCCACCGGTGGGGCCTGTCCCAGCACCTGCGGGACGTGTCCCCGGAGGAGGTCGCCCGCGAGGCGGCCAAGATCTTCGGCGCCTGACCCCGCCCGCCGCCCGGACCCGGGTCGCGCCGGGGCCCGGGCGGCCCACCTTGTCCGCGCACCCCGATGCCGTACCTGTACCGGCCCCGGCAGCACCCGCCGGCTTTCGCGGCCAGCGCGCCGCCGACGGCCATGACGGGGACGGGCGGATGCGACCCGATACGCTGGCCCACCTGGAGAGTTACCTCTTTCCTTGCGGCTGGCAGGGCTCAGGACGAGCTCGCGCCGGCTGCCGGGCACGACGACGGACGAGGCGCGAGGCCCGCGATGAACGACCGCAGAATCACCATCGCCATGCTGGCAACGGGAGTTGTCTTCCTCGTTGCGGGAGGTCTCTGGTTCCTGCTGGGAGACGACGCGGACAAGGGCGACGCAGCCCTGGCCGTCGGACTCGGCTTCGCGCTGATCTGCTTCACGCAGGCGGCAAGGATGCTGACGAAGCGCCGGTAGTCACGGTGGCGTCCACGCCGGACGCGGCGAGTGACTACTTCGTACCCTCCGGCGCGGACGCCTTGCCGTAGCGCTTGGCCAGCACGGGGTCCGACTCCCACCACAGGCCGGCCGCCGCGGCCGGGGCGGGGGCGCCACCCGTCACCGGGGCGGACACCGGGCGCGGGTCGTGCACCCGCAGGCGGAAGACCAGCCCGGGGCACACCATCATGACCAGCCCGAGGACGGGCACGATCGCCGCCGCCACGCTGAGCCCTGTGCTCTTGTTGACCAGCCGGCAGGTCGCTCCCTCGTCAACCGACACGGTGAGCGTGTTCGACCTGCTCCCACCAGCAGCGACCCGCACCGTGTGCGACCCCGGCTCGACGCTGAACTCCGCCGCCTCGCCCTGCCGAACCTCACCGACCCGCTGCCCGTCGATGACGACCCCGAGCTTCCCCGCCTTGCGGAGCGGCGGAGCCTCCGCCCACACCGCCACGACCCCGGCCACTGCTCCCCCTCGCCCGCGGCGCCCTCGCACCCCGTCAGTGCGTGGACACTACACGCGGGCCCCTCCCCGCACCATCCGGACCCTCCCGGGGTGCCGCGGCACTTCGCCCAGCGATGCCAGGTGCGTCGCGTCCCGCGACACCCAACCTGCCGGATCACCGGTCCCCTAGGAGCCTGTCCAGCAGTGACAGATATCTCCAAGGCCACGCTGGCCCGGGCGATCAGTGCCGAGCCGGCCGTCGTGCGGCGGTTTCTCGGCGGGACACGTGAACCCGACCCTGGGGACCCTGGCCGAGGTGGCGGCCGCCCTCGGGATGCGGATCACCCTCGAACCGCTGCCTACAGCCGAGCGGGAGTCGGTGACCACCTCGCTGCTGGAGGGACGAGCAGCAGACACCCGCACACTCGCGAAGCTTCTCAGCGAGGCGTACGAAGTCCCGGTCAGGCGCTGCTGCCTGATCGAGGCCGCCGTCACCGCGTCGAGCGAGGATTCCGCTGAGGCGGTCCTACGGGGCCGCTACGGGGATGGGTCGGTCGCTGCGGTTGCTGTACTCCGCTGCTGTACCGCCTGAACATCACCAGTCACGCCATGCGTCAGTGATCTCCGCCCGATCGATGCCGCGCCTCGCCGCCAGAGCAGACACGTCGACACCTTGCTCGCTCAAGGTGAGGTCGATGTAGTCGCACAGCTGCTCCCGCTCCTCCGTGCAGATGCCGGCGCCGCCATGTTGGTCGTCCTCATCGATCGCGTTGAGAGCGAGAACCACCGTCGCGACGGCCCCGAAGACAGCATCGTCGGACGGATCCCTCAGCAAGCGCACCTCGTCTTCGAACGCCTCCAGGATGGCGTCTACAGCACGCAAGAACGACTCGGGGTAGAAATCCGCTACGCCGGCGCACTCCTGTGCCAAGGTCCCGGCCGCCACCTCGCGCGCCATCTCGGCCATCCAGGCACGCCAGTTGTCCGTGGGTCTGTTCGCCATGATCGGACGGTAGGCCCGAGCACCGACAATCCGCCGTGCCGCAAGTTTTCCAAGGGTGCTTGCCTCCCCTCGGCCGCCGTACGGAACGGTCTCCCCTGCGTCTGCGCCGGACCTCGCTCGCGGCACACCGATCGCCGAACCGAACCCCGGCGGCATCTACGCCCGGCTGGAGGAACTGGGCCACCGCGTCGACCACTTCGAGGAGGAGATCCGCGCCCGCATGCCCGACCAGAACGAGGTCAAGACGCTCCACCTCGCGGCCGGCGTGCCCGTGACCCACCTCGTCCGCACCGCGTTCGACACCGAAGGGCGTGCCGTCGAGGTCTGCGACACAGTCATGGCAGCCGACACGTACGTCCTCGCGTATCAGCTTCCCGCCACGTGAACCGGGTGACAACAGACATGCCCCCTCCCGCGGAGAAACCCGCAGGCAAGGGGCATGCACAAGCCAGGAGGGCTACTTCTTGCCCTGGTTCTTGACCGCCTCGATTGCCGCCGCCGCGGCGTCCGGGTCGAGGTAGGTGCCGCCGGGGGTGAGGGGGCGGAAGGCGGGGTCGAGGTCGTAGGCGAGGGGGA from Streptomyces sp. NBC_01198 includes these protein-coding regions:
- a CDS encoding VOC family protein, whose translation is MSTLTPHLVVRDVTRAAEWYAQALGAQERSRIPLPGGKVLTIELAFGDSTVMIADEFPEQGIVSPLTLGGTYGALQISTDDVDTLWKRALDAGAEVFHPLADTFWGERHGQVIDPFGHRWGLSQHLRDVSPEEVAREAAKIFGA
- the phoU gene encoding phosphate signaling complex protein PhoU encodes the protein MRDAYHEELDSIGDGLVEMARLVGSAIGRATTALLDADLKVAESVIAADEKVDDLQRELETRAINLLARQQPVATDLRIVVTSLRMSADLERSGDLARHVAKLARLRFPVSAVPQDLHSTILEMGQLAQRLMAKAAEVIITKDVDDALELEADDDRMDELHRALFQHLLDDRWKHGIETAVDVTLVGRYYERFADHAVSVAKRVVYLVTGEHVDAMSPAPTPTEVAEGA
- a CDS encoding sensor histidine kinase translates to MDVNAAVAAASAIAGLLTGVIAVLAFRWSEREQARPTRTALHTDAVLPPGVDTVLSVLRSSAVVLDEGDTVVKASSAAYALGLVRGGRLAVDQMLQMARETRRDGEIRQVELDLPRRGAGRGEGLAVSARVAPLGSRLVLLLVEDLTEARRIEAVRRDFVANVSHELKTPVGALSLLSEAVMDASDDPEAVIRFAGRMQIESTRLTSLVQEIIDLSRVQDDDLLDDAEPVAVDDLVAEAVDRCRHQANTKQILMATGATPDLFIWGNRGQLAAALGNLVENAVNYSPARTRVGIAGRRIAAAGGDLIEISVTDQGIGISEKDRDRVFERFYRVDPARSRATGGTGLGLSIVKHVAATHGGEVTVWSAEGQGSTFTLRLPEAGIARDRALPPGTDPDAEADAEPADEPSDDQLFQTLPEHIPAPEVLP